In Coleofasciculus sp. FACHB-1120, the following are encoded in one genomic region:
- a CDS encoding nucleoside triphosphate pyrophosphohydrolase: MHQDYNKLVRDRIPEIIRQAGRECEVEVMSEAAYHQALRDKLIEEAQEAAEATAQDLVKELADLYEVIDALCAACQIERSSILVEQEKRRLERGGFDQRFRLLWTQ; the protein is encoded by the coding sequence GTGCATCAAGATTACAATAAGCTAGTACGCGATCGCATTCCCGAAATCATTCGTCAAGCAGGGCGAGAGTGCGAAGTAGAGGTAATGTCAGAGGCAGCGTATCACCAAGCATTGCGAGATAAACTCATCGAAGAAGCGCAAGAAGCCGCTGAAGCTACTGCTCAAGACTTAGTGAAAGAACTCGCTGACCTATACGAAGTCATCGATGCCTTGTGTGCAGCTTGTCAAATAGAGCGTTCCTCCATTCTGGTAGAACAAGAAAAACGACGTTTAGAGCGAGGTGGCTTTGACCAGCGCTTTCGATTATTGTGGACTCAGTAG